Proteins encoded together in one Diabrotica undecimpunctata isolate CICGRU chromosome 3, icDiaUnde3, whole genome shotgun sequence window:
- the LOC140437602 gene encoding facilitated trehalose transporter Tret1-like, protein MSKTVENVEKNGAELQEVTYVGLETERAHSLKVDYAVPRTNTPFLYLTVFMIQIPILISGAHTVWNSPTIPNIISNDTTINPLNQPATIMDISMITGIPHLPGLAGTLILPKLTDFLGRKKFLQVMILNILLGSILLTFSTSVTMIIISKCIISIFLSGSFAIVPIYITEICEDHNRAKFGCFIGLFHQIGHFYSFVLGPLFSYKIYNLFIGFLTVPFLLFFIFFPESPVYLISKGKKDECKNALRRLRSNKTTNEISRDIEILEANVKSKQNTKKTVTLVTVFKTKEARVGILLAMLPLAVQHLSGVAVIMTFLAPFFNSAGTSFSGHKVAVIVSIVKMSSFTFTSSVVERVGRKKMLLISSVGTGIPLFFLGCFFYLKHINSPLIHQFQWLPIILMLSNVLMYSLGLGPIPMAIMHEIFTPEIRAVAGSFVMTIVGLIVLSLTSSYPIVAATIGTHWAVWLFSFSCFVGTILIYKYLPETKGKSLIEIQEILKNY, encoded by the exons ATGAGTAAAACTGTAGAAAACGTTGAAAAAAATGGAGCAGAATTGCAAGAAGTTACATATGTGGGTCTTGAAACTGAGCGTGCACATTCGTTAAAAGTTGACTACGCAGTTCCAAGAACAAATACCCCCTTTTTATATTTAACTGTTTTTATGA TACAAATCCCAATACTGATAAGTGGAGCTCATACGGTATGGAATTCGCCAACAATACCTAACATAATCTCAAATGACACTACAATAAATCCCTTGAATCAACCAGCGACAATCATGGATATATCGATGATAACAGGAATACCACATCTACCTGGCCTTGCAGGAACCCTTATATTGCCGAAGCTTACTGATTTTCTGGGacgaaaaaaatttttacaagttATGATATTGAATATTTTATTGGGATCAATATTGTTAACATTTAGCACTTCTGTAACTATGATAATAATCTCAAAATGTATTATTAGCATATTTTTAAGCGGTTCATTTGCAATTGTGCCAATTTATATTACAGAAATATGTGAAGATCATAATAGAGCAAAATTCGGTTGTTTTATAGGTCTGTTTCATCAAATTGGCCACTTTTATAGTTTCGTATTAGGTCCCTTGTTcagttataaaatatataatcttttTATAGGATTCCTTACTGTtccgtttttattattttttatatttttcccgGAAAGTCCTGTTTATCTGATTTCTAAAGGTAAAAaagatgaatgcaagaatgcttTAAGAAGACTTAGAAGTAATAAGACTACTAACGAGATTAGTAGAGATATAGAAATTTTAGAGGCAAACgtaaaatcaaaacaaaacactAAAAAGACCGTTACTCTAGTAACCGTATTTAAGACCAAAGAGGCCAGAGTAGGGATATTGCTAGCAATGTTACCACTTGCTGTACAGCATCTTTCAGGGGTTGCCGTAATTATGACCTTCCTAGCTCCATTTTTTAATTCAGCCGGTACTAGCTTCTCTGGGCATAAAGTAGCTGTAATCGTCTCCATAGTAAAAATGTCTTCCTTTACATTTACTTCTAGTGTAGTAGAACGAGTgggaagaaaaaaaatgttattaatttcTAGTGTTGGAACAGGAATACCACTCTTTTTCTTAGGTTGCTTTTTCTATTTAAAACACATAAACTCTCCATTAATTCATCAATTTCAGTGGTTACCAATCATACTTATGCTCTCAAATGTTTTAATGTATTCTTTGGGATTAGGTCCAATACCTATGGCAATAATGCATGAAATTTTTACTCCAGAAATCCGAGCAGTCGCTGGAAGTTTTGTCATGACTATAGTCGGCCTAATAGTACTCTCTTTAACGTCCAGCTATCCCATAGTTGCTGCTACTATCGGCACCCATTGGGCAGTGTGgttatttagttttagttgttttGTAGgtacaattttaatttataaatatttaccagAAACAAAAGGTAAGAGTTTAATAGAAATTCAAGAAATTCTAAAAAATTATTGA